One genomic window of Numida meleagris isolate 19003 breed g44 Domestic line chromosome 1, NumMel1.0, whole genome shotgun sequence includes the following:
- the SMCO4 gene encoding single-pass membrane and coiled-coil domain-containing protein 4 — translation MRQLRGKPKKETSKDKKERKQAMQEARQQITTVVLPTLAVVVLLIVVFVYVATRPNTTE, via the coding sequence ATGAGGCAGCTAAGAGGAAAGCCCAAAAAAGAGACCTCCAAAgataaaaaggagaggaaacagGCAATGCAAGAGGCCCGCCAACAGATCACCACGGTCGTGCTTCCCACGCTGGCCGTCGTAGTACTGCTGAttgttgtgtttgtttatgTAGCGACTCGTCCAAATACAACTGAATGA